In the Leptospira barantonii genome, GGGAAAGCGGGGTTAGATTTCATCCTTGACCTCGATCCGCTTTTCGATCAGTATGAACCCTAAAGGCATCCTAATGAAACGTTCTCATTCTATATTCTTATTCTCCGCTTTCGTAGCTTCGACATTTCTTTTCAATTGCAATCATCAAGATCAGAACAAGGTGGACTTACGAGTTCTTACCGCGAACGGAAACGTGATCTTCATCAACGGAGAAGTGGATTCGGATAAAATTTCTTCCTGCGGCGTCGCAGTTCCGGGAACCACTTCCTCCACAAGCACGACCGGTACCACGGGAACCACGGGAGGAACCTCCGGTACGGCAAGCACACGTTATACGATTACCAGCCAGTTGATCATGAAAACCACGGGAGAATCCTTGGTTCTTCGTTTTCAATTCGATTCTTCCCAGTACCAAGGTTCGGTGGATCCTCAACAAGGTTTCAGTTATTCGGGCGGTGTTTTTGCAAGAACGGTTACGGGTAACGTGGGTAAGGTGGAATGGGGAACTTCCGGAATTCCGGTTTATCCGAGCAGTAGCGGCGGGTCTCAACAACAAACGCTTCAATACATGGAGATCGAAGTTTCTCTTACGGGAAAACTTCTAGATTCTTCCTCGACGACCGGAATTCTCAATCAGTGTTATACTTCGGATAACGTAAACTGTACTTCGATCACGACCACACAACAGTGTTTTACTCAGGACAACCAAACCTGCGTTTCCACGGCTTCCGCAAGCGGAACCGCGGTTACGATCACCGGAAATATTTCCTGCAATGCGCCGAACGTGATTCCCGGCGGAAGCACAACTACGACGCAGTGATTTTGATTTCTTCGTTTAAAGTCTAACGAAGATTTACAAAAGTTCCTTTTTCACGTATTCTACGAGTTGATCCGTTGCGATCCCCCATCCGTGATGAAAGCCCATGTCCTCGTGTTTTTTACGATTCGTTAGATTCCCGTGAATCGCGGTGGCCTTGTATTTGGTTCCGCCTTGACCGTGTTCTTCGAAGGTAAGAACACAACTGAAAAATCCGAACGGTTGTGCCGGATCCGGCGAAGGACGATAACCCGGTTGAAGCGCGTCCGTCCAAACCAGCCTTTCATGCGGAACCACTTCGAGAAAACAACCCAGGTTCGGAAACTTCTCCCCTTCCGGAGATTGCATCGTGGTTCTAAAAATTCCGCCGGGTCTCAGATCGATTTCGCAATCGAGAGTTTTCCAAGGCGCGGGCGTAAACCAATGAACGACATGTTTTGGCGTGGTCCACGCGGCCCAGACGAGTTCCCGAGGAACGTCCACGATTCTTTCGAAGACGAGATCCAAATTCGGATCGAGATGAGGATAAATCGGAGATGTCATTTTTTTTACGGCTCCTAACTCTCCCTTTGAAGGAAGGAATTCAAGAAGCAAGTAAACAATCCCTTCGACGGGATTGCAAATCTATTCTTCCAGAAGTTTCAGGATTTGTTCTTTGAGAAGATTGCGGATGGAAGATTCCGCGAAACTATTTAAGAATTTCATTAAGTTGTCCGCGATGTTTTGAAACTCGGCGTCCATTTTTTCACGGATCTGATAACGCGAAAGAAGACTCAAGATAACGACGCCGTCTCCTTGAGACCGTTCCGATTTTTCAAAAAGAGAATACACCAGCTTCTTGTCGTTTTTGTCCGCCTTTTCCAACAAAAGAAGAATCGGATACGTATACAAACCGTTGTAAAAATCCTTGAGAGGAACCTTTCCGCTTTTGCTCGCGGGTGTGAAGTAGTCGATCGCGTCGTCTTTTTTCTGGAAGAAGGAACCGAGATCGATTCCGAATTGTCTGAGTTTCTTTTTTTCTTTTTCGTTTTTTTCGGAAAGGATTCCGGCGGAAACACTCACGGCCCCGAACAAGGACGCGGTTTTACCGTATACAACTCTATTATAAATTTCTAAAGTGATTTTGGGATTTTTTTCCCATTCCATCTGGATCAACTCGGAAACCGAAAGATCCTTGATGACCTGTGTGAAAACGTCCATCAATTCCGGATAACCGAGACCGTTGAGATGATCGATTCCGCAGGCTAAAAGATAATCTCCGGCGAGGATCGCGGTTTTGTTTCCGAACTTGGAACCCACGCTCTGAAGTCCTCTTCTCGTTTCCGCCTCGTCCACGACGTCGTCGTGAAGCAAACTGGCGGAGTGAATCAATTCGGCGATCGCGCCCACGTCCAGCCAGTGTTTGCCGGAATAACCTAAAAGTTGACAAAGACAGTAATGGAGAATCGGGCGAATCCGTTTTCCACCGGATCGAATTGTGTAGGTTTTGATTTCGGCGAGAATTTTGAGATCCTCCCGAATGATGGCTTCGAGCTTTTTATCGAATTTCCGAATCAGAGAATCTTTGAGTACAGACGCTTTCACTACCCCTTCCCGTGGGGACAGTATTCAAAATTACTGTACAGGCTCAAGCAAGAACTCTTTTCAGAAGTTCAGGCTTTGAGTTTGTTTTCGAGGATCAGGAGCTGACGGGAAAGAATATCTTCCATATCCCGAAATTGTTCCTTACGGTATATGTGAATCAGATTTCGATACATTCTTTTGATGATGGAAAGAGTGCTCGCTCTTGTGAAATATCTTTCGCTCGGGGTAAAACTGTTCGCTTCCAAAAAACGAATACAAGTGGACTTATCGAGCAGAACTCCGCCGTGAAACGGATCGATAAAGGTTTCGTAATCGGGAGAATCGAAATGAAGTAAAAAGTGCAAAGGCATGTTTACTCCGTAAAGAGGAAGAGAAAGTCTGCGCGCTACGAGAAGATAAATCGCAGAAAGGGAAATCGGAATTCCTTTACGGGTTCGAACGATGCGGGTTACGAAAGAATTGTTCGGGTCGTCGTATTGATCGTTGTTTCCCTGAAAATTCTCCTCCGAAGAAAGAACCCTCGTCAAAAAATGGACCTTCAGTTCTTCGGAAACGTATTCCGGATTCAGATCGCACAACTCCTCCACTCTCAGAGCGAGTTGATCCAAATAGATTTTAAATTCGTGATAAGAAGCGTCGGGATCGCCCACGCTAGAAAGAAGAAAGACCGCCTCTTCCAAATCGCCGTAATCGTTTACGTGGCCCTTGCCCGCAAGAAGCGCATAACGCGAATTGATTCTTTCCAAATGAACCACGGAGGAAATGGAACGCGCAAAAACCCTCAGAGTAGGATCCTTAAACTCTTCCACGAACTCGCTGATCTTAAATTGCCAAGGAACCATATCCGCGATCTCGCGGATCACTTGGATTTTTTCATCCGTTCCGGCAAACTCGAGTTGATAAAATTTTTCTTCGAGTTTATCGGGAGGAAAAGAAAGATACTCATAATAAGAATCGGATGAGGGCATAAACAATATATTTTTACGAAAATCGAAATGAGTCAATTCGGAATGAAACTTGTCATCGGAAAAAATGAAATGAGATATATAAATTACTATGTCTTACGGTCTATTGAACAAAGAGCGAATCCGCTAAAAGGTGAGTTAGGAAAAAAATTTCTTAGTTGAAAAACTCCCCGCAAGGGACGCGGGGAGATCGGAAAATTCCGTTTAAGCGGAAAGAGCGGATAATTCTTCGAGAGCTTTCTTTTCTTCTTCCGGTTTTGGAGGAGTTCCATGCCAACCCGGATTGTTTTCCATAAAGGAAACGCCCTTACCGAGCACCGTGTTGAACAGAATGATGGTGGGTGAACCTTTGTGTTGTTTTGCTTTTTCAAAAGCGGAAACGATCTGTTCGATATCGTGACCGTCTGCTTCCAATACGTTCCAACCGAAGGAAAGAAATTTCTCGTTCAGAGGTTCGAGATTCATAACGTCTTTCGTAAAACCGTCGATTTGAATTCCGTTCTTATCCATAAAAACGATCATGTTGTCCAGTTTATAGTGAACGGCGGATTGAGCGGCTTCCCAAGTCATTCCTTCGCCGCATTCTCCATCGGAGATACAAGTATAGATCTTATGATTTTGTTTTTTGAATCTCGCACCGAGGGCCAAACCTACGGAAACGGAAAGACCTTGTCCCAAAGAACCGGAAGAACTTTCGATTCCGTTCATATAACGTGTGGAAGGGTGACCTTGTAGCTTACTTCCAAGTTTACGGAAAGTCAAAAGATCTTCCACGGGGAAATAACCGGAATGAGCCATGGCCGCGTAACGGATCGCGCATACGTGACCGTTGGAAAGAATCAAACGATCTCTTTCTTCCCAATCCGGATTGGACGGTTTATGATTTAGAATTTTCTTATATAGAACGGCGTAGATATCCGCGAGACCGAGAGGTCCGCCTGGGTGACCGGAATTTGCGGCGGTCACCATACGGATCACGCTCTTTCTGAGTTCGTTTGCAAAACTCTTGAGTTCTTTGATATCGTTCATATTGTTCCTAAGCGAATGAGATGCGGATTTCCAATCCTCGAAACGAGGTGCCGAAAGAAGGTCAGTTCGTAGAACGAAACAGAACCAAACCGGAAAGGAAAATCACGGTGTATAGAGGAAGGAAAATATAGTGTAGCTTTCTGTGGAATTCTTTTTTTCGAGATATTCCCGACCAAACCATCAGAAGCATTAAAACCAAGGTCAATGCCGCGAAGGCTCTGTGTGTATCGATGATCCATCGATCGACTGCGGGAACGATTCCCGCGTTCTCCAATCCGCCGCCCAAATACTTTATATAAAGAAGGGAAAGAGCGGTGATCAGATTGAAAGAGGCTCCGCTCAGATTGAAAATTCGATGAAGAACGTTTTTTCTAAAACGAAAATAATAACCCGTATAAAAACAAAGGACCGAAAGGGCCATTCCGACATTAATCAGGGTTAGAATCATCTCTTACATTTTCGGCAAACTCCTCGTGTTCAAAACTCTTTTTCGAAAGGAAGTCTTGTGCGGAAAAGAAATAATCCGCAAAAACGAAGAGAGGACCCGCTTCGGTTTTTTTATTTGACCGAGGAAAACAGCTCGAAATACTGGTTCCATAGCAAATTGCTGCCTTAGCTCAATTGGTAGAGCATCTGATTTGTAATCAGACGGTTGTGGGTTCGATTCCTATAGGCAGCTTTTTCTCTTCGGGTAGGTACTCAAGTGGCCAACGAGGGCAGACTGTAAATCTGCTGACTATGTCTTCGAAGGTTCGAATCCTTCCCTGCCCACCACTCTTTCTTTTAACTTCACAATCAATCAGATTATTAAAAAAGAATCCTTTGGAAGGATTCGAATAGAACAATGCGGTCGCGCCCCATAGGAAGCGATGCGAGACAGGAAGTCGAGCAAGCATTGTGACGAGCCTACGCGAGCGAGGCAGGATTGCCCGAGCGAAGGGGAGGCGAATCAACCATCGGAACGATTCTAAATTCGTCGCCCGAACGATCTATCGTAGAACGATAAATGTAGGATCTCCTACATAAAGTCGAAATTCAATAATTCAACGTAAAAATGTAGGAACTCATACAAAGCGTAGAATACGGCGATAAGATCTGGAAATGTATGAGTTCCTACATTTTCCAATCTAACAAAAAATCTTTGAAGAAATCCGGCGATGTAACGCGCGAAGGATGCGTAAGGCTTGGTCGCGTAGCGACCGTAGCAACGCGGAGCCTGGAGCAGCCTGACCCGAAAGGGGCGCGCCCGCATAACCTAACAAGTAAATAAATTATTAAAAACGGTTTAACCCAAATTCTCCTCGCCTATTCCCCCACGTTCGTCTGAACGTTTTTCCAATCGATCGAGTAAAGACGATAACGACCGTCCACGGAATAACCTTCCAGAAAAAATCGATTCAAAGATTTACGATAGATCAAACCGGAAAACTGCAAGGTTTCTTCGGCGCCCTCGCCCATAAAAACCGCACGACCGAGAACCGGATTGTAAGCCGCATTCGCAAAAAGCAAACTCCATTCATCTTGATCGGAAGTAAACAATGGAGTGGAGAGAATCGAGTCCGCCGAAAGTTCGGTGAAAGGTACACAGTTCTGAGGTTGTATTAGATTTTTCTTAAATAGAACGGAACGACTCGTCTTACAAAGAAATTGGGGAGAACCCGATAAATACAAGGTTCCTTCTTTCTTACGATAATCCCAAAACGGAGTCGGATTTTTTTCACCGGAGAATAATCGTTCGTCCACGAGTTTGCCGTAGTTCGACGCAGTCTCGTTGTCCTCGGGTTCGGATTCCTCCGATTTAGTCGAAGTTCCTTTGCCGAGAAAGTATTCGAAGACCGGATCCGAGTTGTCGTTGTTTAGAATTCGAATCGCTTTTAAAAAATCCTGACCGGGATGATTGTTTTCAAAATTCTTAAAACAAACACGGGAAAGAAGTTCTTCGGATTCGTCACCCGGGAAAAAACTTTTTGATAAATACGAACAGGCTTCCTGTTTTCTTCCCGAAACCAAAAGAGTTTTTGCGGTTTCGATTTTGCTACGATCCTTGTTTCCGTAAGAACCGCTCATCCAAAAGTATCTCGCGGAAGAATCGTATTTGCCCAAATTTCTCAGAAACTTTCCGTAAAGATATAAAAGATCCGATTTGCCCTCTTCGCTTAACGATTTGAGTTTACCGCCGGAATAAATTCTTTTATAAGCGCTTCCTCTTCCCGAATGAAGCGTGAAGCTGATTCTCAAAGCGAGAGAAGTTTCGGGGGTGAGAATTCCCTTCGCCTCGCCGAACGCGTGGATTTTTTCCCAGCCGTCGTAATCGCCCGTTTTGATTTTCACCGCATAACAGGCCTTATACAAGGAAGCGTTTTCTTTTCGGGAAAGAATTCTAAACAAGAACGGCATCTCTTGCGTCGACTGCGCGTTCCCTACTTCGGAACCCCGTGCGTTAGTCGTGTTGTTGGCCTCTTCGGAAACGGATTCTTCCTTAAGAGAAGGAGTTTGTGTTTCTTGAAAGAATGCGTCCGGATTCGGAATCGGTCTGCTACAACCGGAGATTACGGAGGCGAGCGCGGAAGGACTTACGTTTAAACCGCTCGCAAGTTCGGAAACGATCGAAGGATATTTTCCTTTTTTGTCCGTGATCTTTCCGGAACGACTCATAACGAGAATCGCGGGAATGTATTTGCGATATTTCTCATATAGAAAAAAAAGCCGGGAAGACGCGGTCTTTCTTACGTCCGATTTTTGAGAGGTTCTAAGAAGCTCTTCGTACAAAGGAATCGAAAACAACGGATCTTCCTTTTCCATCGAATAAGCGTCTTCGTAGGAAACGGAACCCGCGTTCGAAACCAAAAATAAGAATATTAGAATAAAATAAAAAACTTTAGAATACATTTCTGAGGACTTCCCGTTTTGCGTCCGCTCCGTGATTGAGAGGACAAACCTCGGAAGGCACCGTTCCGTTTTTAAAAAGTTCCTTTTTCGGATGTTTACAGGAAGGTCCGGGAAGTTTACCGGATTCTTCACAGACGGTAGCGGTGACTGCGTGTTCGCTGATCGGATATTTTCTTTTTTCGTCCGAATCCTCGGCGGCTTCGAAAATTTTCGCGACCGTTCCCCAGAGAGGAGCGGCTACGGTTCCGCCTAACGCGGACGAGCCGAGACCGTAACTTGGGTCGTCGTAACCGAGCCAGATCGCCATCGACAAACCGGGTCTGACTCCGACGAACCAGTTGTCTCGGTTGTCGTTGGTCGTTCCGGTTTTACCGGCAACTTCTCCCTTGTATCCGGTGTTTCTCACACCGGCGGAGTTTGCGCTTCCGTGAAGAAGATCGATCATGATCTCCGAAACCTGCGAGGATAAAACCTTTCGCTCTTCGGGAACTTTTAAACCGAATTCGTCCGTGGATTTTCTTTCGTAGATGATCTTGCCGGAACGATCCGTGATCTTTTGAATGAGATAAGGACGTTTGACCGTTCCGTCGTTTGCAAACGCGGAATACGCAAGAGCCATTTCCAACGGAGAAATTTCCAAGGAACCGAGAGCCAAAGAAAGATCTCCCCTAAATCTGGATTGAAGAACTTTCGAATCCGGGAAAAAATATTTCTGAAAGAAATCCTGAATTCTTGAGATACCGAGTTTTTCCGCGATCTGAACCGCAGCGGTGTTTTTCGATTTTGCCAAAGCGAGTCTAACGCTGATGTCCCCGTCGTATTGATTCCCGATGTTCTCAGGGCTCCAATTCCCGGTTTGATTTCTATAGATCAAAGGCGCGTCCAAAATCCGGGAAGACGCGTTGATCAACCCGGTTTCGATCGCGGCGGAATACAAAATCGGTTTGATCGAAGAACCCGTTTGACGTTTCATCGCGGTCGTTCTGTCCAATTGATTGTCCGCTTTGAATTCGGAACCTCCGTGCATCAGAAGAATCTCGCCCGTGGCGGGATCAACGGCGACTAACGCGACTTGAAGACCGGACTCGTTTTCTCCGCTGAAGGAATCCGTATCGATAAAAAGTTCGAGAGCGGGAGAAAGATCCTGAACGTATCTTCGAAACACCGCGGTCTCGCTTGAATTCTTATTGTCCGTGAGTTTTGTTTTACGAACGAGCCCGGTCTTTTGTACGTTATCCACGTAATTCTTTACGATCTTCGGAAGTTCCGCTTGGACCGGTTCGGCGATCGTTGTATAGATCGAAAACCCTCCCGTCTCGTAGATATTGGAATCGGGATATAAGGAATTCAAAAACTTACGAACGTGTTCGGTCACGTACGGAGAATGGTCGCGTCTGTTTCCGAATACGGTTTCTCCCGGAGAACGCATGTGAAACGAAAGATAGATCTCGTCGAGTTTCGTTTTGGGATTTTCCTTTAAGATTTCGTCTTCGCGGAAAGAATGAATGATCGCGTTGACTCTTTGTCTGGATAAATCCGGATTCTTCAACGGAGAAAATCGATTCGGCGCGGATGCAAGAGAAGCGAGAACGATCATCTCTTCCGTGTTCAATTCCGCGGGAGTTTTCTTAAAATAGAATTCCGCGGCGCTCGCAAAACCGAAAGCGCCGTGCCCGAGGTATACGTTGTTTAAATAATATAATAATATTTGCTTTTTCTCATACGAATATTCGAGCGCGAAAGCGAGTTGAGCTTCTTTGATTTTTCGAACGAGACTTTTTTCGCGATCGTCCAGTAGAATTCTCGCGAGCTGTTGTGTGATCGTGGAAGCGCCTTGTTTGAAACGAAAGCTCGTGATGTTCACGAAAACCGCGCGAAGTACGGACATATAATTGATTCCGCTGTGAGAAAAAAATCTTCTATCCTCCACCAAAAGAACGATCTTCTTTAGATTTTCGGGATAAGCGTCCCATTCTAAGTTGCTCGTTTTTTTCGCGAAGATCTCGGATACTTTTTTTCCGTCGCGATCGTATATTACGGAAGGCTGATGGTTGTAAAAAAGAGAAATCATCTCTTTGAGTTCCGCTTCTCGGGTGATGACTCCGACCCAAAAAAGAATCATTCCCACCAAAAGTAAAGATACTACGACACCTGCGGAAAGAAGAACCACGTTCGGAAGTTGAAGACGTTTTCCGGCGACCTGTTCTCTCAATCGTTCTGCGAGCGTTTTGACGCGAGGTTGTCCGCTTTCTTCGATTTCTCTTCTTACGGAGAAAAACGGTTTTTCCTCGAAGGAAATCTTTTCTCGTTTGAGAAGCGGTCGTTCCTCCGTCGAGGGGCCGGAAGAGGAAGAATTTGATAGAAGAGAATCCGGTTGAGGACCTCTTCGTGTGCTTTGGAATTTTTGTGAGAGTTCCCACACTTTCTCTCTCAGTCGAACTTGCAACTGCGAGAAAGATTCTCCCATTCTTTCCAAAATTCCGGGTCCGGTCGGCTCCGATGGAGAAGACGACGCGGACGACGAAGACGTGTTCGGCGAGAAAGAAGGTTCCGACGGAGTTGGTTGTTCCGAGCGCGGTTTTAACTGAGGAGGTGTTTGGAACGTAGGAGATCCTACATTTTTCGGAGATTCGGAACGACGAATGATTTCGTTAGATGGAGCAATCGATTCAACACGGGAAGGGATCGACGCAGGCGGAGGTTTTGGAAGTTCCATTCTTACCAAAGCCTTATGACCACACTGGTAGCAAGTGAGCCTGAAAACCGAACCTGTGGGAACTCCTTCCGGCAACCGAGAAGTCGTTCCGCATTCCGGACACAAAAACCGCGGGCTTCTCAGAGTTTGAATTCCGGCGTCCATCATCCTCTTAATTGTCGGAGGATCTTCCGGTTCCAGACAAGCACTTAATTCTCTTTTTCTTTCCTTTCGGTAATGACGGTAAAATCGGAGCCCTTGAGAATTTCGGTCGGAACTACGTCCCCGTCCTTGAGAGGAAACATGGAAACGGAAAGTATTTTGAAACCGAGTTCTTTCAGCCGAAACGGAACACCGAAATCCTCGTCGCTGTGAAAACGACCGTTGATATGAATCACCTTTCTGCCCTTCGTCAAAAACGCGTTCGCAATCGAATCGGCCATCCCCGCGTCCCAAAGATATTGCGCGTCCACAAATCTTCTCTGAACCGTTTCATCCGACGCCATTCCCGGATGTTCATTGAGAATATTCTTGATTTTTGTTTCGTAGGCTTCTTGGGAAAATTTACGAATCAGATATTTAGGAGGTAAAAAAACGGAACGAACCTTAAACAATTCCTCCAAACCCGAAGAAGAAACCAGGTTCACGTATTTTCTCGGAACGTTAGACGCGAGTACGGGAATTCGATTCTCCTTTGCGAATCTCAAAAAAGGATGATAGTCCCTGAGATGATTCGGCCAAAGTTTTAAAGAATTCAAAAACGCTTTTTCGGTGATCTGCCCGTTCAGATATTCGTCCAAGGTTTTCTGCTGATCCCGCTCGAGCATCTCCAAGGAAAGAATCACGGGAGTTTGTGAAGCGATTTTTCGAAACCAATCCAAACGAATTTCGTGACCGGCGACGTCGTCGTGTTCTTCTCCGAATATTAAAACATCATAATTTTTGAATGTATCAAAAATCATCTCCGGCTGAACCGCCATTTTGGTTAAACCCTTTTGAATGGAAATCGGAGATCGTTGAGACGGCGATTGTTCCTGTTCTTTCGGATTTTCGAGCATCGTGTCCGAAAAAACGGGAACGTTTACGCAGAAAAGAATGAAAAAAGATACGAAATACGCGGTGCGCGCGGTTTGTAAAATTCTCAAAAGAACCTTACTTCAAAAGAGATTCGATCTTCTGCGTAACCGATGTGCTGTCCGGTTCCACCGCGGAACGATATCTAGCTTCGATCTTTCCGTCCTTGGATATGAGAATCTTTTCAAAATTCCATTCCACTTCTCCGGGGTTCGGAGAGTTTTCGATCAGATAAGAATAAAGAGGATGTTGATCCTTTCCTTTTACGGAAATCTTGGACATCATGTCGAAGCTCGCGCCCTTTTGAATTCTGCAAAAGGTTTCGATTTCCTTATCGGTTCCGGGTTCTTGACTTCCGAAGTTGTTCGCCGGGAAACCGACCACGACAAA is a window encoding:
- a CDS encoding LIC10920 family plasminogen-binding lipoprotein, encoding MKRSHSIFLFSAFVASTFLFNCNHQDQNKVDLRVLTANGNVIFINGEVDSDKISSCGVAVPGTTSSTSTTGTTGTTGGTSGTASTRYTITSQLIMKTTGESLVLRFQFDSSQYQGSVDPQQGFSYSGGVFARTVTGNVGKVEWGTSGIPVYPSSSGGSQQQTLQYMEIEVSLTGKLLDSSSTTGILNQCYTSDNVNCTSITTTQQCFTQDNQTCVSTASASGTAVTITGNISCNAPNVIPGGSTTTTQ
- a CDS encoding SRPBCC family protein, whose amino-acid sequence is MTSPIYPHLDPNLDLVFERIVDVPRELVWAAWTTPKHVVHWFTPAPWKTLDCEIDLRPGGIFRTTMQSPEGEKFPNLGCFLEVVPHERLVWTDALQPGYRPSPDPAQPFGFFSCVLTFEEHGQGGTKYKATAIHGNLTNRKKHEDMGFHHGWGIATDQLVEYVKKELL
- a CDS encoding polyprenyl synthetase family protein, yielding MKASVLKDSLIRKFDKKLEAIIREDLKILAEIKTYTIRSGGKRIRPILHYCLCQLLGYSGKHWLDVGAIAELIHSASLLHDDVVDEAETRRGLQSVGSKFGNKTAILAGDYLLACGIDHLNGLGYPELMDVFTQVIKDLSVSELIQMEWEKNPKITLEIYNRVVYGKTASLFGAVSVSAGILSEKNEKEKKKLRQFGIDLGSFFQKKDDAIDYFTPASKSGKVPLKDFYNGLYTYPILLLLEKADKNDKKLVYSLFEKSERSQGDGVVILSLLSRYQIREKMDAEFQNIADNLMKFLNSFAESSIRNLLKEQILKLLEE
- a CDS encoding transglutaminase-like domain-containing protein, producing MTHFDFRKNILFMPSSDSYYEYLSFPPDKLEEKFYQLEFAGTDEKIQVIREIADMVPWQFKISEFVEEFKDPTLRVFARSISSVVHLERINSRYALLAGKGHVNDYGDLEEAVFLLSSVGDPDASYHEFKIYLDQLALRVEELCDLNPEYVSEELKVHFLTRVLSSEENFQGNNDQYDDPNNSFVTRIVRTRKGIPISLSAIYLLVARRLSLPLYGVNMPLHFLLHFDSPDYETFIDPFHGGVLLDKSTCIRFLEANSFTPSERYFTRASTLSIIKRMYRNLIHIYRKEQFRDMEDILSRQLLILENKLKA
- a CDS encoding transketolase, which codes for MNDIKELKSFANELRKSVIRMVTAANSGHPGGPLGLADIYAVLYKKILNHKPSNPDWEERDRLILSNGHVCAIRYAAMAHSGYFPVEDLLTFRKLGSKLQGHPSTRYMNGIESSSGSLGQGLSVSVGLALGARFKKQNHKIYTCISDGECGEGMTWEAAQSAVHYKLDNMIVFMDKNGIQIDGFTKDVMNLEPLNEKFLSFGWNVLEADGHDIEQIVSAFEKAKQHKGSPTIILFNTVLGKGVSFMENNPGWHGTPPKPEEEKKALEELSALSA
- a CDS encoding transglycosylase domain-containing protein — encoded protein: MMDAGIQTLRSPRFLCPECGTTSRLPEGVPTGSVFRLTCYQCGHKALVRMELPKPPPASIPSRVESIAPSNEIIRRSESPKNVGSPTFQTPPQLKPRSEQPTPSEPSFSPNTSSSSASSSPSEPTGPGILERMGESFSQLQVRLREKVWELSQKFQSTRRGPQPDSLLSNSSSSGPSTEERPLLKREKISFEEKPFFSVRREIEESGQPRVKTLAERLREQVAGKRLQLPNVVLLSAGVVVSLLLVGMILFWVGVITREAELKEMISLFYNHQPSVIYDRDGKKVSEIFAKKTSNLEWDAYPENLKKIVLLVEDRRFFSHSGINYMSVLRAVFVNITSFRFKQGASTITQQLARILLDDREKSLVRKIKEAQLAFALEYSYEKKQILLYYLNNVYLGHGAFGFASAAEFYFKKTPAELNTEEMIVLASLASAPNRFSPLKNPDLSRQRVNAIIHSFREDEILKENPKTKLDEIYLSFHMRSPGETVFGNRRDHSPYVTEHVRKFLNSLYPDSNIYETGGFSIYTTIAEPVQAELPKIVKNYVDNVQKTGLVRKTKLTDNKNSSETAVFRRYVQDLSPALELFIDTDSFSGENESGLQVALVAVDPATGEILLMHGGSEFKADNQLDRTTAMKRQTGSSIKPILYSAAIETGLINASSRILDAPLIYRNQTGNWSPENIGNQYDGDISVRLALAKSKNTAAVQIAEKLGISRIQDFFQKYFFPDSKVLQSRFRGDLSLALGSLEISPLEMALAYSAFANDGTVKRPYLIQKITDRSGKIIYERKSTDEFGLKVPEERKVLSSQVSEIMIDLLHGSANSAGVRNTGYKGEVAGKTGTTNDNRDNWFVGVRPGLSMAIWLGYDDPSYGLGSSALGGTVAAPLWGTVAKIFEAAEDSDEKRKYPISEHAVTATVCEESGKLPGPSCKHPKKELFKNGTVPSEVCPLNHGADAKREVLRNVF
- a CDS encoding ChaN family lipoprotein, with translation MLFCVNVPVFSDTMLENPKEQEQSPSQRSPISIQKGLTKMAVQPEMIFDTFKNYDVLIFGEEHDDVAGHEIRLDWFRKIASQTPVILSLEMLERDQQKTLDEYLNGQITEKAFLNSLKLWPNHLRDYHPFLRFAKENRIPVLASNVPRKYVNLVSSSGLEELFKVRSVFLPPKYLIRKFSQEAYETKIKNILNEHPGMASDETVQRRFVDAQYLWDAGMADSIANAFLTKGRKVIHINGRFHSDEDFGVPFRLKELGFKILSVSMFPLKDGDVVPTEILKGSDFTVITERKEKEN
- a CDS encoding glutathione peroxidase, whose amino-acid sequence is MQSKLFVLFFILGILFPLAGAFAKGGFYDFKVKDIKGNEVSLSKYKGKVVMVVNVASKCGYTYQYDNLEKVYKKYKDQGFVVVGFPANNFGSQEPGTDKEIETFCRIQKGASFDMMSKISVKGKDQHPLYSYLIENSPNPGEVEWNFEKILISKDGKIEARYRSAVEPDSTSVTQKIESLLK